A window of Castanea sativa cultivar Marrone di Chiusa Pesio chromosome 1, ASM4071231v1 contains these coding sequences:
- the LOC142622185 gene encoding uncharacterized protein LOC142622185 isoform X2 codes for MASSSSSSSLSPPGVPMELHVTNREKLLSSLRHELSHSSRPLHGFVFLQGGDEQARHDTDHIELFRQESFFAYLFGVREPGFYGAIDIATGNSILFTPRLPSDYAVWMGEIKPLSHFKERYMASMVYYTDEITGVLHDQFQGSGKPLLFLLHGLNTDSNNYAKPAEFEGVDKFEKDLTTLHPILTECRVLKSDKELALIQFANDISSEAHVEVMRKTRVGMKEYQLESMFLHHTYMYGGCRHCSYTCICATGENSSVLHYGHAAAPNDRALEDGDMALLDMGAEYHFYGSDITCSFPVNGKFTSDQSLIYNAVLDAHDAVISTMKPGVNWVDMHLLAEKIILESLKKGCIIVGNVDDMMAERLGAIFMPHGLGHFLGIDTHDPGGYLKGLERRKEPGLRSLRTVRELQEGMVITVEPGCYFIDALLRPAMESSNTSRFFNEEVIGRFKCFGGVRIESDVVLHLPKLSFNWIK; via the exons ATGGCTTCGTCGTCGTCTTCGTCATCTCTCTCTCCTCCGGGTGTTCCAATGGAGCTCCACGTCACCAACCGAGAGAAGCTTCTCAGTTCTCTCCGCCATGAACTCTCTCACTCCTCTCGTCCTCTCCACGGCTTCGTCTTCCTTCAG GGAGGCGATGAACAAGCGCGCCACGATACTGACCACATCGAACTCTTCAG GCAGGAGAGTTTCTTTGCTTACTTGTTTGGAGTCAGAGAACCTGGCTTCTATGGAGCTATT GACATTGCGACCGGGAACTCAATCCTGTTCACTCCTCGATTACCCTCAGATTATGCTGTTTGGATGGGAGAAATAAAGCCATTATCCCATTTTAAG GAAAGGTACATGGCTAGCATGGTGTACTACACCGATGAGATCACAGGAGTTTTGCATGACCAATTCCAAGGATCTGGTAAACCTTTGTTGTTTCTGTTGCATGGGCTTAACACCGACAGCAATAACTATGCAAAACCAGCAGAGTTTGAG GGTGTGGATAAGTTTGAGAAGGATTTGACAACCTTGCATCCAATTTTGACTGAATGCCGTGTTTTGAAGTCGGATAAGGAGCTTGCCCTCATCCAGTTTGCCAATGATATAAGCTCTGAAGCTCATGTTGAG GTCATGAGAAAAACTAGAGTGGGAATGAAAGAGTATCAGTTGGAAAGCATGTTTCTTCACCACACCTATATGTATGGTGGCTGTAGGCACTGTTCTTACACATGTATATGTGCTACTGGTGAAAATAG TTCTGTGCTGCACTATGGGCATGCAGCGGCTCCAAATGACAGG GCTTTGGAAGATGGAGATATGGCATTGCTTGATATGGGAGCTGAATACCATTTTTATGGTTCTGACATAACTTGTTCATTTCCT GTGAATGGGAAGTTCACTAGTGATCAGTCGCTCATATACAAT GCTGTCCTTGATGCACACGATGCTGTAATATCTACAATGAAACCTGGAGTAAACTGGGTGGATATGCACTT ATTAGCAGAGAAAATTATACTCGAGTCATTGAAGAAAGGATGCATCATTGTTGG CAATGTCGACGATATGATGGCTGAACGATTGGGTGCCATTTTCATGCCTCATGGTCTTGGGCATTTCCTTGGTATTGATACACATGATCCTGGGGGCTACTTAAAG GGGCTGGAGAGACGAAAAGAACCTGGATTGAGGTCTTTACGTACAGTTAGAGAACTCCAAGAGGGAATG GTGATCACAGTAGAGCCTGGATGCTACTTCATTGATGCTTTGTTGCGTCCAGCCATGGAAAGTTCAAATACTTCAAGATTCTTCAATGAAGAAGTAATTGGCAGATTTAAATGTTTTGGTGGGGTTCGAATTGAAAGTGATGTGGTACTCCATTTACCGAAGCTCTCTTTTAACTGGATCAAATAA
- the LOC142622185 gene encoding uncharacterized protein LOC142622185 isoform X1 — MASSSSSSSLSPPGVPMELHVTNREKLLSSLRHELSHSSRPLHGFVFLQGGDEQARHDTDHIELFRQESFFAYLFGVREPGFYGAIDIATGNSILFTPRLPSDYAVWMGEIKPLSHFKERYMASMVYYTDEITGVLHDQFQGSGKPLLFLLHGLNTDSNNYAKPAEFEGVDKFEKDLTTLHPILTECRVLKSDKELALIQFANDISSEAHVEVMRKTRVGMKEYQLESMFLHHTYMYGGCRHCSYTCICATGENSSVLHYGHAAAPNDRALEDGDMALLDMGAEYHFYGSDITCSFPVNGKFTSDQSLIYNAVLDAHDAVISTMKPGVNWVDMHLLAEKIILESLKKGCIIVGNVDDMMAERLGAIFMPHGLGHFLGIDTHDPGGYLKGLERRKEPGLRSLRTVRELQEGMVITVEPGCYFIDALLRPAMESSNTSRFFNEEVIGRFKCFGGVRIESDVHVTASGCKNMTKCPRKIWEIEAVMAGEPWPLDKTL; from the exons ATGGCTTCGTCGTCGTCTTCGTCATCTCTCTCTCCTCCGGGTGTTCCAATGGAGCTCCACGTCACCAACCGAGAGAAGCTTCTCAGTTCTCTCCGCCATGAACTCTCTCACTCCTCTCGTCCTCTCCACGGCTTCGTCTTCCTTCAG GGAGGCGATGAACAAGCGCGCCACGATACTGACCACATCGAACTCTTCAG GCAGGAGAGTTTCTTTGCTTACTTGTTTGGAGTCAGAGAACCTGGCTTCTATGGAGCTATT GACATTGCGACCGGGAACTCAATCCTGTTCACTCCTCGATTACCCTCAGATTATGCTGTTTGGATGGGAGAAATAAAGCCATTATCCCATTTTAAG GAAAGGTACATGGCTAGCATGGTGTACTACACCGATGAGATCACAGGAGTTTTGCATGACCAATTCCAAGGATCTGGTAAACCTTTGTTGTTTCTGTTGCATGGGCTTAACACCGACAGCAATAACTATGCAAAACCAGCAGAGTTTGAG GGTGTGGATAAGTTTGAGAAGGATTTGACAACCTTGCATCCAATTTTGACTGAATGCCGTGTTTTGAAGTCGGATAAGGAGCTTGCCCTCATCCAGTTTGCCAATGATATAAGCTCTGAAGCTCATGTTGAG GTCATGAGAAAAACTAGAGTGGGAATGAAAGAGTATCAGTTGGAAAGCATGTTTCTTCACCACACCTATATGTATGGTGGCTGTAGGCACTGTTCTTACACATGTATATGTGCTACTGGTGAAAATAG TTCTGTGCTGCACTATGGGCATGCAGCGGCTCCAAATGACAGG GCTTTGGAAGATGGAGATATGGCATTGCTTGATATGGGAGCTGAATACCATTTTTATGGTTCTGACATAACTTGTTCATTTCCT GTGAATGGGAAGTTCACTAGTGATCAGTCGCTCATATACAAT GCTGTCCTTGATGCACACGATGCTGTAATATCTACAATGAAACCTGGAGTAAACTGGGTGGATATGCACTT ATTAGCAGAGAAAATTATACTCGAGTCATTGAAGAAAGGATGCATCATTGTTGG CAATGTCGACGATATGATGGCTGAACGATTGGGTGCCATTTTCATGCCTCATGGTCTTGGGCATTTCCTTGGTATTGATACACATGATCCTGGGGGCTACTTAAAG GGGCTGGAGAGACGAAAAGAACCTGGATTGAGGTCTTTACGTACAGTTAGAGAACTCCAAGAGGGAATG GTGATCACAGTAGAGCCTGGATGCTACTTCATTGATGCTTTGTTGCGTCCAGCCATGGAAAGTTCAAATACTTCAAGATTCTTCAATGAAGAAGTAATTGGCAGATTTAAATGTTTTGGTGGGGTTCGAATTGAAAGTGATGTG CATGTCACTGCCAGTGGTTGCAAGAACATGACAAAGTGTCCCCGGAAAATATGGGAGATCGAAGCGGTGATGGCAGGAGAACCATGGCCACTCGATAAGACCCTATAG